The sequence below is a genomic window from Thalassoroseus pseudoceratinae.
CCATTGATATCAAACATTGATCGCCCAGAGTTGAGACAACCAATATGAACCCGATTGATCACACTCGTCGTCACTTCTTGTCCAGCGGAGCAACGGCCGCTGCCAGTGTGGCGTTGGCAGCATTGCTGAATCGTGATGGGTTGCTCGCCGCACCGGCGAAACCGGACTTCGAACCGAAAACGTTCGACACACTCCCCAAGCAACCCCATCACGAACCGCAAGCGAAGGCAATGATTTCGCTGTGGATGCAGGGCGGGCCCAGTCATCACGACATGTTCGACCCCAAACCAGCCCTTGCGAAACTCGACGGCAAACCGTTCCCTGGCAAAATCAAATACGACAACGCCGCCCAAGCCAGTTCTAAAGTCTTGGCGTCGCCTTGGAAGTTTTCGAAGCACGGTGAGTGCGGAATGGAACTTTCGGAGCTTGTCCCTCACACCGCGAAAGTGGCCGACGATATTACGCTCATTCGGTCGATGCATACCGGTGTGAACAATCACGGCCAGTCAATTCAGGCTCTCAATACGGGACGTATTCTCTCTGGGCGACCGGTGATCGGAAGTTGGTTGACGTATGGTCTTGGCTCGGAGACGCAAGACCTTCCGGCGTACATTGCTCTTACCGATCCCGGACAACTCCCGGTATTAGGTGTCGAGAATTGGTCGAATGGTTTTCTTCCCGCGGTTTACCAAGGAACGGTCGTGCGACCAAAGGAACCACGGATTCCAAATCTCGATGCACCGGCTCACCTAAAAGGCACACCGCAATCGCGGGCCTTGGAGCTGTTGAAAGTCCTCAATGAACGGCATCGCAACGAACGCCCAGGGCAATCCGATCTGGATGCCAGAATCGCGTCCTATGAATTGGCCGCTCGGATGCAATCAGCAGCGAAAGAAGCCTTGGACCTATCGCAAGAATCCAAAGCCACGCAAGCCATGTACGGCATGGACAACCCCATCACGAAAGAGTATGGCAGTCGGTGCTTAATCGCCCGGCGTTTGATCGAGCGGGGTGTCCGATGCGTCCAGGTCTTCACTTCCAACCAGTTATGGGACCATCACGGTAGCATCATCTCCAAGCTGCCCGCGGCGTGCAAAAAGGTCGACCAACCATCCGCAGCTCTCGTGAGCGATCTCAAAGCACGTGGTTTGCTGGACACAACCGTCGTCCATTGGGGGGGCGAAATGGGGCGGCTGCCGGTGGTGCAGAATGACGCCGGACGGAACAAAATCGGCCGTGACCACAACACTTACGGCTTCTCACAATGGGTCGCCGGTGGTGGTTTCAAAGGCGGATATGTCCACGGTGCGACCGATGAGTTCGGTCATCATGCGGTTGAGTCGCCCGTCAGCCACAGCGATTATCACGCAACGCTGTTGCACCTGTTCGGTTTGGATCACCGCGAACTCACGTATCACCGTAATAACCGCGATCTCTCGCTGACCGACGGTCAGGAATGCCAAGTCGTCAATGAATTACTGCGAAACCCACCAGCCTAAATCTTCTTGCGTTCTTCCGTGGCCTTAGGTGGACGCGAAGCATGAACGCCGCGAATTCATCCCCGTTAAATTGCGTTTTTCGACCGAATCGACTTTGGGGCGGCAACAACCGTCGTCCCAAAGTCGTTTGCGTTCCAGTGCCGGATCTTGAGCGAATTTTCCAAAATTTGGCAAAATTGCGTGACTGAACACCCGCAACCCGCTGATTTCCCCTTGACCTGACCGGAACATCCGGTTATCACCACTGGCCATTGTTCGTGTACGGCGAGGAAGCCGAAAATGCGCGAAACAATTTTTCGTCAGCCGGAGAGGGAGGGCCGGAAGCGATGGGTCGCGCCAAAGCACCGTTGGCCATCTTGGCCATTTGCATCACAAGTTTGTCAGCGTTCCTCTGGTGGACGCTGCAACCTGCACCAGTCGCACCATTATCTGCGGCTGAGGAACCAGCTCCTCCGAGAAACACGGTCGACTCCGAACCGACCGAGCCGACATTGGGTGAACGCATCCGTGGAGCGGTTCAGCAAGTCACTGGCACACAACCGGCTTCGGTCGGCCAGGGTACTGTGTTGCAAGCCGACGCGATTTTGCAGGAAGATGCTGCAACACGGGCTCCGAAAGCAACGCAAGACCCGTTTCCGCTGCCCCAAAATTTCGACGCACATCAAACAAGCTTGCTCAATCAAACCAAAGACGACGCGATCGCCAAGAGTTTTGGTTGTGTCGAGTGTCACAAGACCGTGCACGATCCACACTACACGCAATCCTTCCATTTGGGATGCGTCGACTGTCACGGTGGCGATCCGACGGCAACGACGAAAGAACGAGCTCATCCCAGTCCGCGGTTCCCGGATGCCTGGCGAACGGCGGCGAACCCAATTCGATCCTACACGTTGCTCAACCACGAACGCCCCGAGTGGATTCGCTTCGTCAACCCCGGCGACTTGCGTGTGGTTCACATCTCTTGCGGTGGTAGCGGATGTCACTCCGATATCAACCTGCAAGTCAAGAAAAGCATGATGACCCATGGCTGTATGCTCTGGGGTTCGGCGTTGTACAACAATGGGTCCGTTCCCAACAAGTGGGCTCGGTACGGCGAAAGTTATTCCATGCTGGGCACGCCACAGCGAATGCAAACCTACCCGCTGCCCACCGAAGAAGAACGCGACAAGAAAGGCATCTTACCGTTTCTTGATCCGCTGCCTCGATACCAAAACTCGCAGCCAGGTAACATCCTGCGAGTCTTTGAACGTGGTGGCCGGTTTGTGATTGAAACCGGCATTCCAGAGCGATTGAACGACCCCGGTAAACCACGCGAAAAACTCGGTGCTCGCGGTCTTGGAACTCTAAACCGAACCGACCCTGTGTTCGTGAGTTTGAACAAGAGCCGGTTGCTCGACCCGACGCTCAACTTCATGGGCACCAACGATCATGCGGGTGACTATCGCTCCAGTGGTTGTACGGCGTGTCACGTCGTCTACGCGAACGATCGTAGCCCCGTTCACTCGGGCCCATATGCGAAGTACGGCAACCGAGGCACACGTGCCAAAGCTCCGGATGAAATGGTCGTCAGTGTCGACCCGACAATCCCCCCCGACGAATCAGGACACCCGATCGAACACCGGTTTGTCCGAACCATTCCGTCGAGCCAGTGTATGATCTGCCATATGCACCCTGGTACGACAGTCATGAATAGTTACTTCGGTTATATGTGGTGGGACCTCGAAACCGAGGGCGAACACATGTGGCCGAAGAAACAACGCTACCCCACCTCGGAAGACTATGCTCAAGGTCAAATGAGTGACCCACACGAAGCCAGTGTGAAAGGTTTGTGGGGCGATAACGAGTTTCTCAGTAAAGTCGCGGAACTGAATCCGTTCCTAGACAAAACACAGTT
It includes:
- a CDS encoding DUF1501 domain-containing protein — its product is MNPIDHTRRHFLSSGATAAASVALAALLNRDGLLAAPAKPDFEPKTFDTLPKQPHHEPQAKAMISLWMQGGPSHHDMFDPKPALAKLDGKPFPGKIKYDNAAQASSKVLASPWKFSKHGECGMELSELVPHTAKVADDITLIRSMHTGVNNHGQSIQALNTGRILSGRPVIGSWLTYGLGSETQDLPAYIALTDPGQLPVLGVENWSNGFLPAVYQGTVVRPKEPRIPNLDAPAHLKGTPQSRALELLKVLNERHRNERPGQSDLDARIASYELAARMQSAAKEALDLSQESKATQAMYGMDNPITKEYGSRCLIARRLIERGVRCVQVFTSNQLWDHHGSIISKLPAACKKVDQPSAALVSDLKARGLLDTTVVHWGGEMGRLPVVQNDAGRNKIGRDHNTYGFSQWVAGGGFKGGYVHGATDEFGHHAVESPVSHSDYHATLLHLFGLDHRELTYHRNNRDLSLTDGQECQVVNELLRNPPA